A portion of the Dehalococcoidia bacterium genome contains these proteins:
- a CDS encoding molybdopterin-dependent oxidoreductase, whose product MRFPWANILLLFFLFLELVSGFYGLTSGSEERAFHIQIHRIAGYGIIVVAAWKVLNVLRSLRWPRAGSVRVASLALVVGLVATMTLGLFWSIGGSYRWWLFSGMSWHIYAGAAIVPLLVWHSWYMLSKFPIAVWVERRLAIRALGLAVAGFVGWQLIERTASSAQLPGSERRFTGSYGQGEFTGNAFPRVSWLNDNPSRIDVNDWELRITGAVDQPTVLNYDDLQSDAEVTATLDCTGGWHTTQLWSGTRLADLLEQAGPSSEARSIVVRSVTGYYRRYAMRDVDSLILATHVTGDQLSHGHGFPVRLVAPGRRGFEWVKWVTEIEVDETPSWWQPPLPLQ is encoded by the coding sequence ATGCGTTTCCCGTGGGCGAACATACTTCTGCTGTTCTTCCTGTTCCTCGAACTGGTCTCGGGGTTCTATGGGCTGACGTCTGGCTCTGAGGAGCGCGCCTTCCACATACAGATACACCGCATAGCGGGGTACGGCATAATCGTGGTGGCAGCCTGGAAGGTGCTGAATGTTCTCAGGTCGCTTAGGTGGCCGCGGGCAGGGTCTGTAAGAGTCGCATCGCTGGCATTGGTAGTTGGGCTCGTAGCGACCATGACTCTCGGCCTCTTCTGGTCAATCGGCGGCTCGTATCGATGGTGGCTGTTCAGCGGAATGAGCTGGCATATCTATGCTGGTGCGGCGATCGTTCCACTGCTGGTGTGGCACTCGTGGTACATGCTGAGCAAGTTTCCTATTGCAGTCTGGGTCGAGCGGCGGCTTGCGATCAGAGCGCTTGGTCTGGCAGTAGCGGGCTTCGTGGGATGGCAGTTGATCGAACGAACGGCCTCCTCCGCACAGCTTCCGGGCAGTGAGAGGCGATTTACAGGGTCGTATGGCCAGGGCGAATTCACTGGTAACGCGTTTCCGCGGGTCTCGTGGCTGAATGACAATCCCTCGCGAATCGACGTAAATGACTGGGAGCTGAGGATCACCGGTGCTGTTGACCAACCGACCGTGCTGAACTACGACGACCTGCAGTCAGATGCGGAGGTGACGGCAACGCTGGACTGCACGGGGGGATGGCACACGACCCAGCTTTGGAGCGGAACAAGGCTCGCGGATCTTCTCGAGCAGGCGGGGCCCTCATCGGAGGCCAGGTCGATCGTTGTACGGTCAGTGACCGGCTACTATAGGCGTTATGCCATGAGAGATGTCGATAGCCTGATACTGGCAACGCACGTCACCGGCGATCAGCTGTCGCACGGGCACGGCTTTCCGGTGCGGCTGGTGGCTCCTGGTCGCAGGGGGTTCGAGTGGGTGAAGTGGGTCACCGAAATCGAGGTCGATGAGACGCCGTCGTGGTGGCAGCCGCCGCTACCGCTGCAGTGA
- a CDS encoding pyruvate carboxylase subunit B: protein MNGPPLKLSDTTFRDAHQSLMATRLRTEDMAQLAEEMDSIGFYSMEVWGGATFDSATRFLYEDPWERLRTFKSLIPNTQLSMLLRGQSLVGYRNYADDVVDAFVERSAENGIDIFRVFDALNYEPNLERAAAAVKRAGKHLQLTMCYTVTDEGRMGGPIYNLDYYRAKAQSLRDMGADSICIKDMGGLLAPYDAYEIVSALKEDSDLPVQLHCHYTSGMASMSALKAVEAGLDILDVCLAPLALRTSQPAVEPIAVTLAGTERDPGVDVEALLGIGDRLEAVLPKYAEHMQPTRAAVIDPSVLKHQIPGGMASNMVSQLREADAVDRLGEVLDEIPRTRADLGYPPLVTPMSQMVGAQAVSNVLFGRYVAVSEPVKEYVSGGYGKPVSELSEELVEKLKGEGVEVPDDSPERPGDAIEPEMESARQAVAELTSDIDDVLIYALYPQTGERFLRIKHGVEQAPAEEQTPAASAAEAQPAASAPPRSSRARRFNVYVGDQFFEVDVDPIGAQLGAAPAVRAASSAPSAPISAAPQQDTQTAEGEIQVTAPMPGILVSVAVEVAEQVSEGQPLLILEAMKMQNTIPSPSDGTVSSLPVAPGVQVTRNQVLAVIKP, encoded by the coding sequence ATGAACGGACCTCCCCTCAAACTCAGCGACACCACATTCAGGGACGCACACCAGAGCCTGATGGCGACGCGGCTGAGGACGGAGGACATGGCGCAGCTGGCGGAGGAGATGGACTCCATCGGGTTCTATTCGATGGAGGTCTGGGGTGGCGCGACGTTCGACAGCGCAACGCGGTTTCTCTATGAGGACCCATGGGAGCGGTTGCGGACATTCAAGTCGCTCATCCCGAACACGCAACTGTCCATGCTGCTGAGGGGACAGTCCCTCGTAGGCTACCGCAACTATGCCGATGACGTCGTCGACGCGTTTGTGGAGCGGTCGGCTGAGAACGGAATAGACATATTCAGAGTGTTCGACGCCCTGAACTATGAGCCGAACCTCGAGCGCGCCGCGGCTGCCGTAAAGCGGGCCGGCAAGCATTTACAACTCACCATGTGCTATACGGTGACAGACGAAGGCCGAATGGGCGGGCCGATATATAACCTGGACTACTACCGGGCCAAGGCGCAGAGCCTGAGGGACATGGGCGCCGACAGCATCTGCATCAAGGATATGGGCGGCCTGTTGGCTCCCTACGATGCGTATGAAATAGTCAGTGCGCTCAAGGAAGACAGCGACCTCCCCGTCCAACTTCACTGTCACTACACCAGCGGCATGGCGTCTATGAGTGCGCTGAAGGCAGTCGAGGCCGGACTGGACATCCTGGATGTCTGCCTTGCGCCATTGGCGCTGAGGACATCACAGCCGGCCGTTGAGCCAATCGCTGTGACCCTTGCTGGAACGGAGAGAGATCCGGGTGTCGACGTGGAAGCGCTTCTCGGCATTGGAGACAGACTCGAGGCGGTGCTGCCCAAGTACGCTGAGCACATGCAGCCGACGCGAGCTGCGGTAATAGACCCCAGCGTGCTCAAGCACCAGATTCCTGGCGGTATGGCGTCCAACATGGTATCCCAGCTCAGGGAAGCGGACGCCGTTGACAGGCTGGGTGAGGTACTTGACGAGATCCCACGAACAAGGGCGGACCTCGGCTATCCCCCGCTCGTCACACCAATGAGCCAGATGGTTGGAGCGCAGGCTGTCAGTAACGTCCTCTTTGGGCGATACGTAGCTGTTTCTGAGCCGGTAAAAGAGTACGTCAGCGGCGGTTACGGCAAGCCCGTTTCCGAGTTGAGCGAGGAACTTGTCGAGAAGCTGAAGGGCGAAGGGGTGGAAGTACCAGACGACAGTCCAGAACGCCCCGGTGATGCAATAGAACCGGAGATGGAGTCGGCTAGGCAGGCAGTAGCGGAACTGACTTCGGACATCGACGATGTGTTGATATACGCGCTGTACCCGCAGACAGGGGAACGGTTCCTGCGAATAAAGCACGGCGTCGAGCAGGCACCAGCGGAAGAGCAGACGCCAGCAGCATCTGCTGCTGAGGCCCAGCCTGCGGCCAGTGCGCCACCCCGGAGTTCAAGAGCCAGGCGATTCAACGTGTATGTTGGCGACCAGTTCTTTGAGGTGGATGTGGACCCGATCGGCGCTCAGTTAGGCGCTGCACCGGCAGTTCGAGCAGCCTCCTCAGCACCGTCCGCCCCCATCAGCGCAGCTCCCCAGCAGGATACACAAACTGCTGAAGGAGAAATCCAGGTCACCGCACCGATGCCGGGCATACTCGTTAGCGTCGCGGTGGAAGTGGCGGAGCAGGTAAGCGAGGGCCAGCCTCTACTGATACTTGAGGCGATGAAGATGCAAAACACCATTCCGAGCCCGTCGGACGGCACGGTCTCTTCACTACCAGTAGCGCCTGGTGTGCAGGTCACCAGAAACCAGGTGCTGGCAGTTATTAAACCTTAG
- a CDS encoding isocitrate/isopropylmalate dehydrogenase family protein: MADKQTIEAAKEHFGEVVAQQLERVERLKNEPDWVDYSAVSPIIVGMLGGDGIGPSISAETQTVLEHLLRGEVDSGKVEFRVIDGLTIENRAEKLQSIPDDVLAEIKKCHVTVKGPTHTPEQGDGWPNIESANVSMRKELDLFANIRPVRIPSQGIDWTFFRENTEDMYAVGSQGMNVSDDLAMDFRVITSQGSRRIIDAAFAHARRTGKDRVTIVTKANVVKTTDGKFLDIAREVSENYPGIEWDGWYIDIMTAALINPARQKDFQVLALPNLYGDILTDEAAQIQGGVGTAGSANVGKQYAMFEAIHGSAPRMVRTGRAQFADPSSLLRAGAMMLEHVGYSDIGARLHKAIDVCGQYERKIVMTGRDTGATSAEFGQYLMDTVADPTLDDRWQEYVETVG, translated from the coding sequence GTGGCTGACAAGCAGACTATCGAGGCCGCGAAGGAGCACTTTGGCGAGGTTGTGGCGCAGCAGTTGGAGCGAGTAGAGCGCCTCAAGAACGAGCCAGACTGGGTGGACTATTCGGCGGTGTCGCCCATAATCGTGGGAATGCTCGGGGGCGACGGCATCGGACCATCAATCAGCGCAGAGACCCAGACGGTGTTGGAGCACCTTCTCAGGGGCGAAGTGGACTCCGGCAAAGTCGAGTTCAGGGTAATCGACGGCCTGACCATTGAGAACCGCGCAGAAAAGCTGCAGTCTATTCCAGACGATGTGCTGGCAGAGATCAAGAAGTGCCACGTTACGGTGAAGGGCCCGACCCATACCCCGGAGCAAGGTGACGGCTGGCCGAACATTGAGAGCGCCAACGTGTCAATGCGTAAGGAACTCGACCTGTTCGCCAACATCAGGCCCGTCAGAATCCCCTCACAGGGTATCGACTGGACGTTCTTCCGTGAGAACACGGAAGACATGTACGCCGTAGGAAGCCAGGGTATGAACGTCTCCGACGACCTAGCCATGGACTTCAGGGTGATCACCTCACAGGGTTCGAGGCGGATAATCGACGCCGCGTTCGCGCACGCACGCCGAACGGGCAAAGACCGCGTCACAATCGTAACCAAGGCAAATGTAGTTAAGACCACTGACGGAAAGTTCCTGGACATCGCACGCGAAGTCTCGGAGAACTACCCGGGCATCGAGTGGGATGGCTGGTACATAGACATCATGACGGCCGCGCTCATCAATCCGGCCCGTCAGAAGGACTTCCAGGTCCTGGCCCTTCCCAACCTGTACGGCGACATCCTCACTGACGAGGCGGCGCAGATACAGGGCGGTGTCGGGACTGCCGGCAGCGCGAACGTTGGCAAGCAGTACGCAATGTTCGAGGCTATCCACGGCAGCGCGCCCCGAATGGTAAGAACTGGACGGGCGCAATTCGCCGACCCCAGCTCTCTGCTGCGTGCAGGCGCGATGATGCTCGAGCACGTTGGATACTCTGACATCGGCGCCAGGCTGCATAAGGCGATCGACGTTTGCGGTCAGTACGAGCGCAAGATCGTCATGACGGGACGCGACACCGGCGCGACGAGCGCAGAGTTCGGTCAGTACCTTATGGACACTGTCGCCGACCCGACGCTTGACGACCGCTGGCAGGAGTATGTCGAAACAGTCGGCTAG
- the mdh gene encoding malate dehydrogenase, with the protein MARNKVTVVGAGNVGATAAQRIYDRGYADVALVDIVEGLPQGKALDMLESGPVLGSDAKVIGTNDYADTAGSDVVVITSGIARRPGMSRDDLLLTNMNIVTSVTEAVVAASPDCILVIVTNPLDAMAQRAFQVSGFPKERVVGMAGILDTARFRTFLAEELNVSVNSVEAYVLGGHGDTMVPVTASTTVGGRPIAQVLSAERIDEIVKRTQDGGAEIVNLLKTGSAYYAPSAAIMQMVEAILFDKQEILPCTALLQGEYGIDGLFVGVPLKLGANGVEEIIEFDLTPDEQAALKHSADAVQELVEVMANSG; encoded by the coding sequence ATGGCAAGGAACAAGGTGACAGTAGTTGGCGCGGGCAACGTCGGCGCGACGGCCGCCCAGAGAATCTACGACAGGGGCTATGCCGACGTGGCGCTAGTCGACATTGTCGAGGGACTGCCACAGGGGAAAGCGCTCGATATGCTGGAGTCGGGCCCAGTGCTGGGATCGGATGCCAAGGTAATCGGCACGAATGACTACGCGGACACAGCGGGGTCGGACGTAGTCGTCATAACTTCGGGGATTGCGCGACGCCCCGGCATGAGCCGTGACGATTTGCTGCTAACCAACATGAACATCGTGACGTCTGTGACCGAGGCGGTGGTCGCGGCATCTCCTGACTGCATTCTTGTCATTGTTACCAATCCTCTTGACGCAATGGCGCAAAGGGCATTCCAGGTAAGCGGCTTCCCCAAGGAGCGAGTGGTCGGGATGGCCGGCATCCTGGACACAGCGAGGTTCCGGACGTTCCTCGCAGAGGAACTCAACGTATCGGTCAACTCAGTCGAAGCGTACGTACTTGGTGGACACGGAGACACGATGGTGCCGGTGACGGCGAGCACGACTGTCGGCGGAAGGCCTATTGCCCAGGTGCTGTCGGCTGAACGCATCGACGAGATCGTCAAGCGCACACAGGACGGTGGAGCCGAGATCGTCAACCTTCTGAAGACGGGCAGCGCGTACTACGCTCCGTCGGCAGCGATCATGCAGATGGTCGAGGCGATCCTGTTCGACAAGCAGGAGATACTTCCCTGCACCGCCTTGCTGCAGGGCGAATACGGTATCGACGGCCTCTTCGTTGGAGTGCCACTGAAGCTTGGCGCCAACGGAGTCGAGGAGATCATCGAATTCGACCTCACGCCCGATGAGCAGGCTGCCCTCAAGCACTCCGCGGATGCTGTCCAGGAGCTCGTCGAGGTCATGGCCAACAGCGGATAG
- a CDS encoding CoB--CoM heterodisulfide reductase iron-sulfur subunit B family protein, whose amino-acid sequence MRYALYPGCVSRGACPELYDATLEVCRRLGIELDLITMQGASCTGAGVLQEKNLRLGDTLNARTFAMAERAGQQIMTICSTCQGVMSQANARLQDDEYRASINEDLAEEGLQYSGTADPRHLLWVMVEEIGVEKLESMVVQRLPNLKLAPFYGCYIVRPSSDLKFAEHPEREDALECVIEAVGAQVVEFAGKTLCCGFPILTINETNSLKMVATHTMDAKGLGADAMVTPCPLCHLNLDGYQPQAAKANSPMAPIDIPILHLPQLIGLALGIDPKAMRLNRHIVSTKNLLSELALTP is encoded by the coding sequence ATGAGATACGCCCTATATCCGGGCTGCGTTTCACGCGGCGCCTGCCCAGAACTATACGATGCCACTCTCGAAGTATGCCGCAGGCTCGGAATCGAGCTTGACCTCATAACGATGCAGGGCGCTTCCTGCACCGGTGCAGGAGTCCTGCAGGAGAAGAACCTGCGACTCGGCGATACCCTGAATGCCCGTACGTTCGCAATGGCAGAACGCGCCGGTCAGCAGATCATGACCATCTGCTCCACATGCCAGGGCGTAATGTCACAGGCCAACGCTCGACTCCAGGACGATGAGTACAGGGCCTCCATCAACGAAGACCTCGCAGAAGAGGGCCTACAGTACAGCGGCACCGCCGATCCACGTCACCTTCTTTGGGTGATGGTCGAGGAGATCGGTGTCGAAAAGCTCGAGTCCATGGTCGTCCAGAGATTGCCCAACCTGAAGTTGGCTCCCTTTTACGGCTGCTACATAGTCAGGCCGTCCTCAGATCTAAAGTTCGCCGAACATCCCGAGCGCGAAGACGCCCTCGAGTGTGTCATTGAAGCCGTGGGCGCCCAGGTCGTGGAATTTGCGGGGAAGACCCTTTGTTGTGGCTTCCCCATCCTTACGATCAACGAGACCAACTCGCTCAAGATGGTCGCCACTCATACCATGGACGCCAAGGGTCTCGGCGCCGACGCTATGGTCACGCCATGCCCGCTGTGCCACCTCAACCTGGACGGCTACCAGCCCCAGGCGGCCAAGGCAAACAGCCCCATGGCTCCCATCGACATCCCGATTCTGCACTTGCCGCAGCTCATCGGGCTGGCCCTCGGCATCGATCCGAAGGCCATGCGTCTCAACCGCCACATAGTCTCCACCAAGAACCTGCTCTCAGAACTCGCCCTGACGCCCTAG
- a CDS encoding methylmalonyl-CoA carboxyltransferase, which yields MVIRRKVDSRAQLRSMREESLLGGGQRRIDAQHSRGKLTARERVDLLLDEGSFQELDTFVTHRATDFGLADQHFLGDAVVTGYGNVDGRLVFVYAQDFTVLGGSLSEAVAQKICKVMDLSMSTGAPVVGLIDSGGARIQEGVDSLGGYSSIFHKNVRASGVVPQISVILGPAAGGATYSPALTDFIFMASGIGQMYITGPDVIRSVTGEDVSHEDLGGANAHTSRSGVAHFAIEGEEACLAEVRRLLSFLPLNNMEDPPRVQAADDPLRKDEELAYVVPDNPNQPYDMLDVVGHVVDNGDFMQVHENFAPNVIVGFARFDGRTVGIVGNQPSQLAGVLDIDASVKAARFVRFCDAFNIPLVTFIDVPGFMPGTNQEYGGIIRHGAKLIFAYAEATVPKISVLTRKAYGGAYIVMSSKNLEGDINYAWPTGEVAVMGAGGAVNIIHRNEIRASDEPEATRAELVADYEQRLMNPYAAAARGMIDDVIDPLDTRPKIIASLEMLENKREHLPPKKHGSIPL from the coding sequence ATGGTTATAAGGCGAAAAGTCGATAGTCGCGCGCAGTTGCGCAGTATGCGCGAGGAGTCGCTCCTTGGCGGAGGCCAGCGGCGTATCGACGCTCAGCATAGCCGAGGGAAGTTGACCGCGAGAGAGCGGGTCGACCTGCTGCTCGATGAAGGGTCTTTCCAGGAACTGGACACGTTCGTCACTCACAGGGCCACCGACTTCGGTCTGGCCGACCAGCACTTCCTGGGAGACGCGGTCGTTACTGGATACGGTAACGTCGACGGGCGGCTCGTGTTCGTATACGCGCAGGACTTCACCGTACTGGGCGGATCGCTATCGGAGGCCGTGGCCCAGAAGATCTGCAAGGTGATGGACCTATCCATGTCGACAGGAGCCCCTGTGGTTGGCCTGATCGACTCCGGCGGCGCGCGTATCCAGGAAGGCGTGGACAGCCTGGGCGGGTACAGTTCGATATTCCACAAGAACGTGCGGGCGTCGGGAGTAGTCCCGCAGATTTCGGTAATCCTCGGTCCGGCTGCCGGTGGCGCTACGTACTCCCCTGCCCTTACCGACTTCATATTCATGGCGTCGGGTATAGGCCAGATGTACATAACCGGGCCAGACGTGATTCGTTCGGTCACCGGAGAAGACGTCAGCCATGAGGACCTTGGGGGTGCGAACGCTCACACCTCTCGAAGCGGCGTGGCGCACTTTGCTATTGAGGGGGAAGAGGCCTGTTTGGCGGAGGTAAGGCGGCTGCTGTCGTTCCTGCCGCTCAACAACATGGAGGACCCGCCGAGGGTCCAAGCGGCAGATGATCCACTCAGGAAGGACGAAGAACTCGCCTACGTCGTCCCCGACAACCCGAACCAGCCATACGACATGCTGGACGTAGTTGGCCATGTTGTCGACAACGGCGACTTCATGCAGGTGCATGAGAACTTCGCCCCGAACGTCATCGTTGGTTTTGCCCGCTTCGATGGGAGAACTGTCGGCATCGTCGGCAACCAGCCTTCACAGCTTGCAGGTGTGCTGGACATAGACGCATCCGTAAAAGCAGCGAGGTTTGTGCGCTTCTGCGACGCCTTCAACATCCCACTTGTAACGTTCATCGACGTGCCGGGATTTATGCCAGGTACCAACCAGGAATACGGCGGCATCATAAGGCATGGCGCGAAGCTGATCTTTGCGTATGCCGAGGCCACCGTGCCGAAGATTAGCGTGCTGACTCGAAAGGCATACGGTGGCGCCTATATCGTCATGAGCAGCAAGAACCTTGAAGGTGACATCAACTACGCCTGGCCGACTGGTGAGGTCGCCGTGATGGGTGCGGGTGGCGCAGTCAACATTATCCATAGGAACGAGATTCGCGCATCCGACGAGCCCGAGGCGACCCGAGCCGAGCTGGTTGCCGACTACGAACAGCGCCTGATGAACCCTTACGCTGCGGCCGCGCGTGGGATGATCGACGACGTGATCGATCCACTGGACACCCGGCCCAAGATCATCGCCTCGCTGGAGATGCTCGAAAACAAGCGCGAGCATCTCCCTCCCAAGAAGCACGGGAGCATTCCACTTTGA
- a CDS encoding MMPL family transporter: MVLGSLARCSARRPWVIVALWAVVMLAAFGVIGLLWEGSFTSESVLFDGSEYNVGEEILEERFRGPRPATEVVVVHSDTYTIVDPEFEATVQNLFFGLAALAPGVVSGVSQYYNSGSDWQVSDDGHSTIISVTMSGTLDEAAENISELMSVVRRHNGQDDFEVLLVGEASVAARIAESATRLYLASQTIGFGNAAYYIAFIGLLGIGALAGMRLPVVLSLPMVAIPSAIMALIGMLFPVHAIAANLLVLIAALLGLVFTVLIALRYREERHRGFHNLDAIERTCSTVGMAIAFGVLIAVIGLAGLLIVPSNLVVSVGLGAILALCVPLVGAVTLTPALLTLRYDRVTNSRAAEQDDAEEVVGASYDGRGRLSRMLDWIVDVAMNRPVLSSLAAIAILVALSLPVLDLTLGFNSPETIPNRHDNRAAYGPQHYEAFTRLAENFPVGAMSPVEVVIDAPFVDPDVEARVADLQAGLIFAPDLSGQTFVQTNLDRDVVLISSPTISHPESESAIGAVRSLRDEPLPDVFGDTDIVAVVTGRSAFAADLLHLVESYTPVVVALVIVSSLLILLVGTRSLAVPVLLTVLNMFSAGAALGVMALLFQNGGGTADGVLVTEAWLPMLIVPLLFGLLMASQLVLLGRIRELLGNSGEYTESIAAGMSGTVVPVTLMSLVMAAVFGNLVLEIFGWRLFPFHQLGVAMAVGLVLNAVVVQLVLLPATLKLLGSAAWYFPKSLKWLPDLSVAPQSLQR, translated from the coding sequence GTGGTCCTTGGCTCACTTGCTCGATGTTCCGCCCGTCGTCCTTGGGTGATTGTCGCCCTCTGGGCCGTGGTCATGCTCGCGGCATTTGGAGTGATTGGCCTGCTATGGGAAGGCTCTTTCACCAGCGAAAGCGTCCTTTTCGACGGGTCCGAATATAACGTCGGCGAAGAGATTCTGGAGGAACGTTTCCGGGGCCCTCGTCCAGCTACTGAGGTCGTGGTAGTCCACTCGGACACTTACACGATCGTCGATCCCGAATTTGAGGCCACGGTGCAAAACCTGTTCTTCGGCCTTGCTGCTCTCGCTCCTGGTGTCGTCTCAGGTGTCAGCCAGTACTACAACTCCGGATCAGATTGGCAGGTGTCGGACGACGGTCACTCGACCATTATCTCTGTGACGATGTCAGGGACACTCGATGAGGCCGCCGAAAACATTTCCGAACTCATGAGCGTGGTTCGCCGCCACAACGGGCAGGATGACTTCGAGGTTCTCCTGGTTGGCGAGGCTTCGGTTGCCGCGCGAATCGCGGAATCGGCGACTCGACTATATCTCGCCTCCCAAACGATTGGGTTCGGCAATGCCGCATACTACATTGCATTCATTGGATTACTCGGCATCGGCGCACTGGCCGGAATGCGGCTGCCCGTTGTGCTGAGCTTGCCAATGGTCGCTATACCATCGGCCATTATGGCCTTGATCGGAATGCTGTTCCCCGTTCATGCCATCGCCGCAAATTTGCTGGTCTTGATCGCAGCGCTACTCGGACTGGTGTTCACGGTCCTGATAGCACTCAGGTATCGGGAAGAGAGGCATCGAGGCTTCCATAACCTGGACGCGATAGAGCGAACATGTTCCACCGTTGGCATGGCCATTGCCTTCGGTGTATTGATTGCAGTGATCGGACTTGCGGGACTGTTGATCGTCCCTTCCAACTTAGTCGTGAGCGTGGGACTCGGAGCGATTCTCGCACTCTGCGTACCGCTGGTTGGGGCCGTTACCCTGACCCCGGCGTTGTTGACCCTCCGCTACGATCGCGTAACCAACTCCCGGGCTGCTGAGCAGGATGATGCGGAAGAAGTAGTTGGTGCCTCATACGATGGGAGGGGCCGGCTCTCTCGTATGCTGGACTGGATAGTCGACGTTGCCATGAACAGGCCAGTGCTGAGCTCACTCGCTGCTATAGCCATCCTGGTTGCCCTGTCTCTTCCAGTCCTCGATCTAACGCTCGGTTTCAACAGCCCCGAGACCATACCCAACCGTCATGACAACAGGGCGGCATACGGTCCTCAACACTACGAGGCATTCACGCGACTTGCCGAGAACTTCCCCGTTGGGGCCATGTCACCAGTAGAGGTGGTGATCGACGCCCCTTTTGTGGATCCTGATGTGGAGGCCCGAGTGGCGGATCTTCAGGCTGGGCTAATATTCGCACCGGACTTATCGGGTCAGACGTTTGTTCAGACCAATCTTGATCGGGACGTCGTCCTGATCTCTTCTCCAACCATAAGTCATCCCGAGAGTGAGTCGGCAATTGGAGCCGTGCGCAGCCTCAGGGATGAGCCTTTGCCGGATGTGTTCGGCGACACAGATATCGTGGCTGTGGTGACCGGACGGTCCGCCTTTGCCGCGGACCTGCTCCATCTCGTGGAGAGCTACACTCCCGTCGTGGTGGCTTTGGTGATAGTGTCGAGTCTCTTGATTCTTCTTGTGGGAACACGCTCGCTGGCTGTCCCGGTTCTGCTTACTGTGTTAAACATGTTCTCGGCAGGAGCGGCTCTTGGAGTCATGGCGCTCCTGTTTCAGAATGGTGGCGGAACGGCCGACGGAGTCCTGGTCACAGAAGCATGGTTGCCTATGCTTATCGTACCGTTGCTTTTCGGACTTCTCATGGCTTCTCAACTCGTCCTACTGGGACGTATCCGGGAGCTCCTTGGCAATAGCGGCGAATACACAGAGTCAATTGCAGCAGGCATGAGTGGTACTGTCGTGCCTGTCACACTGATGTCGCTGGTCATGGCGGCGGTCTTCGGGAACCTCGTATTAGAGATATTCGGGTGGCGGTTGTTCCCGTTCCATCAGCTTGGAGTGGCAATGGCTGTCGGCCTGGTACTGAACGCGGTGGTAGTCCAACTGGTCCTTCTGCCTGCCACTTTGAAGTTACTCGGTTCGGCAGCTTGGTACTTCCCGAAATCCCTGAAATGGCTGCCTGACCTCAGTGTCGCGCCACAGTCACTGCAGCGGTAG